In the Pseudonocardia cypriaca genome, one interval contains:
- a CDS encoding CynX/NimT family MFS transporter, producing MTAARRPAPPATDSRPVSAALLISAILLLALNLRGPLVAVSAVVDPIRADLGIDAATVGLFTSLPVLCFGLATPLASALLARAGLGRGVLLALAVLLVGIVVRSLDGLPAAIIGTLLLGLAITAANVAVPVVIGRDLPRQAGAVLGAYTAALNVGTMLTLSLTVPIAAATGWRSALASWGALVVVAAIVWWRAVRHPGPGPARTGDAPVTGPATWWRRPVVWVLTAAFAGQAFAYYGVTAWLPQLLRDELGMSPATAGAAASVFQIAALGGAFGVPALLRYTSALTTVLVVCATWTTIPLGLLLAPSAWAVWCIVGGFAQGGGLVVIFSLAVRAARDTAENRRFSALVQGGGYTVAAAAPPVLGAVHAATGDWTAPLLVVLAAIVLLAVTGSAAARTQATSRRAPG from the coding sequence GTGACCGCCGCCCGCCGCCCCGCACCGCCCGCGACCGACTCGCGGCCGGTTTCGGCGGCGCTTCTGATCAGCGCGATCCTGCTGCTCGCCCTGAACCTGCGCGGCCCGCTCGTCGCCGTGTCCGCCGTCGTCGACCCGATCCGCGCCGACCTGGGGATCGACGCCGCCACCGTCGGGCTCTTCACGAGCCTGCCGGTGCTGTGCTTCGGGCTGGCCACTCCCCTTGCCTCGGCCCTGCTGGCGCGCGCAGGCCTCGGCCGGGGCGTGCTCCTCGCGCTGGCCGTCCTGCTCGTCGGGATCGTCGTGCGATCGCTCGACGGGCTTCCCGCCGCAATCATCGGCACGCTGCTGCTCGGGCTCGCGATCACCGCAGCCAACGTGGCGGTCCCGGTGGTGATCGGGCGGGACCTCCCCCGGCAGGCGGGCGCCGTCCTCGGCGCCTACACGGCGGCGCTGAACGTCGGCACGATGCTCACGCTGTCGCTGACCGTGCCGATCGCGGCCGCCACCGGCTGGCGCAGCGCGCTCGCGAGCTGGGGTGCGCTCGTCGTCGTGGCCGCCATCGTCTGGTGGAGGGCGGTCCGGCACCCCGGACCGGGGCCAGCGCGCACCGGGGACGCGCCGGTCACGGGACCGGCCACGTGGTGGCGCCGTCCGGTGGTGTGGGTGCTCACCGCGGCGTTCGCGGGCCAGGCGTTCGCCTACTACGGCGTGACGGCGTGGCTCCCGCAGCTCCTGCGCGACGAGCTCGGCATGTCGCCTGCCACGGCGGGCGCGGCGGCGTCGGTCTTCCAGATCGCCGCACTCGGCGGCGCGTTCGGCGTGCCGGCACTGCTGCGGTACACCAGTGCGCTCACGACCGTGCTCGTCGTGTGCGCCACGTGGACGACGATCCCGCTCGGCCTGCTCCTCGCCCCGTCGGCATGGGCGGTCTGGTGCATCGTCGGCGGTTTCGCCCAGGGTGGCGGCCTGGTGGTGATCTTCTCGCTCGCCGTCCGGGCCGCTCGCGACACCGCGGAGAACCGGCGCTTCTCCGCGCTCGTCCAGGGCGGCGGCTACACCGTCGCCGCGGCCGCGCCGCCGGTGCTCGGCGCCGTCCACGCCGCCACCGGCGACTGGACGGCGCCGCTCCTCGTCGTGCTCGCGGCGATCGTGTTGCTCGCGGTGACCGGCAGCGCTGCCGCGCGAACGCAGGCCACTAGCCGGCGCGCCCCCGGCTGA
- a CDS encoding amidohydrolase, with product MVGVVDTPVLAELYRDLHRHPELSFQEHRTAAVVADHLGALGFETTTGVGGTGVVGVLRNGEGPTALLRADMDALPMQEKTGLPYASDVRGVDHLGHEVDVFHACGHDVHVTCLVGAARQLAEDRAAWAGTLITVFQPAEELGRGARAMIDDGLFERFGRPDVVLGQHVAPFPAGFLALRPGPAFAAADSVRITMFGKGGHGSRPETTVDPVVMAAATVMRLQTVVSREVAGTDTAVVTIGVLRAGTKENIIPDEAELLLSVRTFDPLVRERVLGAIERIVRAEAVASGATRYPEVVVFDGFPAVVNDVAACARTRPAFEALVGPDRVIDPGLVTGSEDVGLLASGSGAPCVFWLLGGADPACFAGITGVDDMAVAVAEQPSNHSPFYAPVIEPTLRIGVAALVSAAHTWLPSSPPDAV from the coding sequence ATGGTCGGCGTCGTCGACACCCCGGTCCTGGCGGAGCTCTACCGCGATCTGCACCGCCATCCCGAGCTGTCGTTCCAGGAGCACCGGACGGCCGCGGTCGTCGCCGACCACCTCGGCGCGCTGGGCTTCGAGACCACGACGGGCGTGGGCGGCACCGGGGTCGTGGGTGTCCTGCGCAACGGGGAGGGCCCCACCGCGCTGCTGCGGGCCGACATGGACGCCCTGCCGATGCAGGAGAAGACCGGGCTGCCCTACGCGAGCGACGTCCGCGGGGTCGACCACCTCGGCCACGAGGTCGACGTGTTCCACGCCTGCGGCCACGACGTGCACGTCACGTGCCTGGTCGGCGCTGCGCGTCAGCTCGCGGAGGACCGCGCGGCGTGGGCGGGGACGCTGATCACGGTCTTCCAACCCGCCGAGGAGCTCGGGCGAGGGGCCCGGGCGATGATCGACGACGGGTTGTTCGAGCGGTTCGGACGCCCGGACGTCGTGCTGGGGCAGCACGTGGCGCCGTTCCCGGCGGGCTTCCTGGCGCTGCGGCCCGGACCGGCGTTCGCCGCAGCGGACTCGGTACGGATCACGATGTTCGGCAAGGGCGGTCACGGCTCCCGTCCCGAGACCACCGTCGACCCCGTGGTGATGGCCGCTGCGACGGTGATGCGGCTGCAGACGGTGGTGTCCCGGGAGGTCGCGGGCACCGACACCGCTGTGGTCACGATCGGGGTGCTGCGCGCCGGCACCAAGGAGAACATCATCCCGGACGAGGCCGAGCTGCTCCTCAGCGTCCGGACGTTCGACCCGCTCGTCCGCGAGCGCGTGCTGGGCGCCATCGAGCGGATCGTCCGGGCCGAGGCCGTCGCGTCCGGGGCGACGCGTTATCCCGAGGTCGTGGTGTTCGACGGCTTTCCCGCTGTGGTCAACGACGTCGCGGCGTGTGCGCGCACCCGTCCCGCCTTCGAGGCGCTGGTCGGGCCGGACCGCGTCATCGATCCCGGGCTCGTCACCGGCAGCGAGGACGTCGGGCTGCTCGCCTCCGGCAGCGGTGCCCCGTGTGTGTTCTGGCTGCTCGGTGGGGCCGACCCGGCCTGCTTCGCCGGCATCACCGGTGTCGACGACATGGCGGTGGCCGTGGCCGAACAGCCCTCGAACCACTCGCCGTTCTACGCCCCGGTGATCGAGCCAACCCTCCGGATCGGGGTGGCGGCCCTGGTCTCCGCGGCCCACACCTGGCTTCCGAGCTCTCCCCCGGACGCCGTCTGA